In one Brassica oleracea var. oleracea cultivar TO1000 chromosome C9, BOL, whole genome shotgun sequence genomic region, the following are encoded:
- the LOC106317677 gene encoding egg cell-secreted protein 1.5 — MAPNTTSKRSLLTFLTLSYLLSTVHINTMAEARNLQTMTVAADHSGSGNLVDCWNAALELKSCTDQIVKFFMSRNGTAEPGVTGGIDKDCCGAIGLIGKECWSVLFTSLGLTTMEENMLREYCDFQAEKLVFSPSPSPSPETMALSPVEITYPGLD; from the coding sequence ATGGCCCCTAATACTACTTCAAAGCGTTCTCTTCTCACATTTCTAACACTTTCGTATCTCTTATCGACCGTCCACATCAACACCATGGCTGAGGCAAGGAACCTGCAAACCATGACGGTGGCTGCTGATCATTCTGGCTCCGGAAACCTAGTTGATTGTTGGAACGCGGCGTTAGAGCTCAAGTCTTGCACCGACCAGATCGTCAAGTTCTTCATGAGCCGTAACGGTACGGCTGAACCGGGTGTAACCGGTGGTATTGATAAAGATTGTTGTGGAGCCATTGGGTTGATAGGGAAGGAGTGTTGGTCCGTTCTGTTTACTTCTCTAGGGCTTACGACTATGGAAGAGAATATGCTTAGAGAGTATTGTGATTTTCAGGCGGAGAAGCTGGTATTTTCACCGTCACCGTCTCCGTCGCCGGAAACTATGGCTTTGTCTCCGGTTGAAATTACGTATCCGGGACTTGATTAA